The following coding sequences are from one Kushneria phosphatilytica window:
- a CDS encoding HlyD family secretion protein encodes MRHFSARPLLRWFGLATILILSGGVLWWWLQPAEPDDVFARGNGRVEATEIDVATRLGGRVEAIAVAEGALVEPGQLLARMDTRPLEAQLDQARAQKRQAENALETARSLLAQRKSEKTTAQAVVEQRRAELVAAHKRYQRTRELVARNALSRQQLDDDQASWQSAQAALTAARTEVLSAEAAIRAADSQVIEAGSSIEAAQAAVRQLQVDLDDCQLHADRVARVQYRIAEPGEVLAPGGRVLNLVDLTDVYMTFFLPATQAGRVALGEEVRLVLDAAPQYVIPARVSYVASVAQFTPRTVETRDEREKLMFRVKARIDPQLLREHIEQVKTGLPGMAWLKLDDSVEWPPELRINVSS; translated from the coding sequence ATGAGACACTTTTCCGCCCGACCGCTACTGCGCTGGTTTGGACTCGCCACCATTCTCATTCTGTCAGGCGGCGTTCTCTGGTGGTGGCTCCAGCCTGCCGAGCCTGATGACGTCTTCGCTCGTGGTAACGGTCGCGTGGAAGCCACGGAGATCGACGTTGCGACTCGACTGGGCGGTCGAGTCGAGGCGATAGCGGTAGCCGAAGGTGCGCTTGTCGAACCGGGGCAGTTGCTGGCACGCATGGATACCCGTCCTCTCGAAGCCCAGCTCGACCAGGCACGGGCACAAAAGCGCCAGGCCGAGAACGCTCTGGAGACCGCGCGTTCCCTGCTCGCCCAACGCAAAAGCGAAAAAACCACGGCACAGGCTGTAGTGGAACAGCGCCGGGCGGAACTGGTGGCTGCCCACAAACGCTATCAGCGAACCCGGGAACTGGTAGCGCGTAACGCCCTGTCACGGCAGCAGCTCGATGATGACCAGGCCAGCTGGCAGAGTGCGCAGGCCGCACTGACTGCAGCCCGGACCGAAGTACTCTCCGCCGAAGCTGCGATACGAGCGGCCGACTCACAGGTCATCGAGGCCGGCTCATCCATAGAAGCCGCTCAGGCAGCCGTACGTCAGCTGCAGGTGGATCTCGACGACTGTCAGCTGCACGCCGATCGGGTAGCCCGTGTGCAGTACCGCATTGCCGAACCCGGGGAGGTACTGGCACCGGGCGGGCGAGTGCTTAATCTGGTTGACCTTACCGATGTCTACATGACCTTCTTTCTACCCGCCACTCAGGCTGGTCGGGTAGCCCTCGGCGAAGAGGTCCGTCTCGTACTCGATGCTGCCCCACAGTATGTGATCCCTGCCCGGGTCAGCTATGTCGCCAGCGTCGCCCAGTTTACTCCCCGCACAGTGGAAACACGTGATGAACGCGAGAAGCTGATGTTTCGGGTCAAGGCCCGGATCGATCCGCAACTACTGCGTGAGCACATTGAACAGGTCAAGACCGGCCTCCCCGGCATGGCCTGGCTCAAACTCGATGACAGCGTCGAATGGCCGCCGGAATTACGGATCAATGTCTCATCATGA
- the rbbA gene encoding ribosome-associated ATPase/putative transporter RbbA yields the protein MNREAAAPVVRLADIRLRYGKTIALDALSLTLPAGQLIGLIGPDGVGKSSLLALISGARRLQDGTLEVLGGDMASADYRRSVCQRIAYMPQGLGRNLYATLSVRENLDFFARLFGHSATERRERIDALVHGTGLASFIDRPAGKLSGGMKQKLGLCCALIHDPDLLILDEPTTGVDPLSRAGFWTLIEHIRRARTDMSVLVATAYMDEAARFDRLLAMNEGQILANGTPAELLTHTGATTLEEAFIALLPEQYRRQHHPVDIAPRTGHGEMAIEAEGLTRHFGDFTAVDHVSFHIERGEIFGFIGSNGCGKTTTMKMLTGLLPASAGKARLFGKTVDAGDIHTRQRVGYMSQGFSLYSELTVYQNLVLHARLFRLPADQQAARISEMLERFGLRQVANRLPEQLPLGVRQRLSLAVAVIHRPELLILDEPTSGVDPIARDAFWGLLGELSRQDGVTIFISTHFMNEALRCDRIALMHAGRVLASDTPGKLMEERGLDDLEATFIAWLQEADPQGKQAVSALPLSDAMSRPAKRQRGFSLQRLWGYSLRETLELRRDPIRASLALLGTIVLMLVIGYGISFDVEGVNYAVLDRDQTTTSQRYVLNLAGSRYFNEQPPLRDPADINARLRNGSISVAVEIPPNFGRDLKRGHQPEVAFWIDGSMPSRADTIRGYVQGIHESYLEQLAREAPEVAGRPPIDIALRYRYNPDVKSLPAMVPAVIPLLLMLIPAMLTALGVVREKELGSITNLHVTPVTRTEFLLGKQLPYIAMGMMNFLTMLLMAQLIFDVPVKGSLVALCTGALLYVTCATALGLLLSTLIRSQLAAVFGTAIATVIPAVQFSGIIDPVSALQGVAAGISKVYPTTHFMTISRGVFAKALGFTELSHAFVLLVLTIPVLLTLSILGLRKQER from the coding sequence ATGAATCGAGAAGCTGCCGCACCGGTTGTCCGGCTTGCCGATATCCGCCTGCGTTACGGTAAAACGATTGCACTGGATGCCCTGAGCCTGACACTGCCAGCCGGTCAGTTGATCGGTCTGATCGGGCCGGATGGTGTGGGCAAGTCCAGCCTGCTGGCCCTGATTTCAGGTGCTCGCAGATTACAGGATGGGACGCTCGAGGTGCTCGGTGGTGACATGGCCAGTGCCGATTACCGGCGCTCGGTCTGTCAGCGCATCGCCTACATGCCCCAGGGCCTGGGCCGCAATCTCTACGCCACATTAAGCGTACGCGAGAACCTCGATTTCTTCGCCAGACTCTTTGGCCATTCCGCCACCGAACGCCGTGAACGCATTGATGCGCTGGTACACGGAACAGGACTGGCCAGTTTTATCGACCGGCCGGCCGGCAAACTTTCCGGAGGCATGAAGCAGAAACTTGGCCTGTGCTGCGCTCTGATTCATGACCCTGATCTGCTGATCCTTGATGAGCCAACGACCGGCGTCGATCCACTGTCAAGGGCCGGCTTCTGGACACTGATCGAACATATTCGTCGCGCTCGCACGGACATGAGCGTACTGGTGGCCACCGCCTACATGGATGAAGCTGCGAGATTCGATCGACTGCTGGCAATGAATGAAGGGCAAATACTGGCCAATGGCACCCCTGCGGAACTGTTGACCCACACCGGCGCCACCACCCTGGAAGAAGCCTTCATTGCCCTGCTGCCCGAGCAGTACCGTCGTCAGCATCATCCCGTGGATATTGCACCGAGAACAGGTCATGGCGAGATGGCCATCGAGGCCGAAGGGTTGACCCGTCACTTCGGCGATTTCACTGCCGTCGATCATGTCAGTTTCCATATCGAACGGGGTGAAATTTTTGGCTTCATCGGCTCCAACGGCTGTGGCAAGACCACCACCATGAAGATGCTGACCGGTCTGCTGCCCGCCAGTGCGGGCAAGGCCCGACTATTCGGCAAAACCGTGGATGCCGGGGATATCCATACCCGGCAACGGGTTGGCTACATGTCCCAGGGGTTTTCGCTCTACAGCGAGCTGACGGTCTACCAGAACCTGGTGTTGCATGCCCGACTATTTCGACTGCCCGCCGACCAGCAAGCCGCCCGCATCAGTGAGATGCTGGAGCGCTTCGGGCTCAGGCAGGTCGCCAATCGGTTACCGGAACAATTACCACTGGGTGTGCGTCAGCGTCTTTCACTGGCAGTCGCCGTGATTCATCGTCCGGAACTGCTGATCCTGGATGAGCCGACTTCCGGTGTTGACCCGATTGCTCGCGACGCTTTCTGGGGCCTGCTTGGCGAGCTGTCGCGACAGGATGGCGTCACCATTTTCATTTCCACGCATTTCATGAACGAAGCCCTGCGTTGCGACCGTATTGCACTGATGCATGCCGGTCGGGTGCTGGCCAGCGATACGCCCGGAAAGCTGATGGAAGAGCGCGGGCTGGATGACCTGGAAGCCACGTTCATCGCCTGGCTGCAGGAGGCCGACCCCCAGGGAAAGCAGGCCGTTTCCGCACTGCCGCTATCCGATGCCATGAGTCGCCCCGCCAAACGGCAACGGGGCTTCAGCCTACAGCGTCTGTGGGGCTACTCCCTGCGCGAGACACTGGAACTACGACGGGATCCGATTCGTGCCAGCCTCGCATTACTGGGAACCATCGTGCTGATGCTGGTCATCGGCTATGGCATCAGTTTCGATGTCGAGGGGGTGAACTACGCCGTGCTTGATCGCGACCAGACGACCACCAGCCAACGCTATGTGCTCAACCTGGCGGGGTCGCGATATTTCAACGAGCAGCCACCGTTGAGAGATCCTGCCGATATCAACGCTCGCCTGCGCAACGGGTCAATCAGTGTGGCCGTGGAGATTCCGCCGAATTTCGGGCGCGATCTCAAGCGTGGTCATCAACCTGAGGTGGCCTTCTGGATCGATGGTTCCATGCCGAGTCGCGCCGATACCATCCGCGGTTATGTTCAGGGCATTCATGAGTCCTACCTGGAGCAGTTGGCCAGAGAGGCCCCCGAAGTCGCTGGCAGGCCCCCCATTGATATCGCCCTGCGCTATCGCTACAACCCGGACGTAAAGAGTCTCCCGGCAATGGTGCCGGCCGTGATCCCACTGCTTTTGATGCTGATTCCGGCGATGCTGACAGCGCTCGGCGTGGTTCGTGAGAAGGAACTGGGATCGATCACCAACCTGCATGTCACACCCGTTACCCGCACCGAATTTCTGCTAGGCAAACAGTTACCCTATATCGCCATGGGCATGATGAATTTCCTTACCATGCTGCTCATGGCCCAACTGATTTTCGATGTACCGGTCAAGGGCAGTCTGGTGGCACTGTGTACGGGGGCACTGCTTTATGTCACCTGCGCCACAGCTTTGGGCCTGCTGCTGTCCACCCTGATTCGCAGCCAACTGGCCGCTGTCTTTGGCACCGCCATTGCCACCGTGATTCCAGCCGTTCAGTTTTCCGGCATCATCGATCCCGTTTCAGCCCTACAGGGGGTAGCTGCGGGCATCAGCAAGGTCTATCCCACCACGCATTTCATGACCATCAGCCGCGGAGTCTTTGCCAAGGCCCTGGGATTTACCGAGCTGAGTCACGCCTTTGTACTGTTGGTACTGACCATACCGGTATTGCTGACGCTCAGCATACTGGGACTTCGCAAGCAGGAGAGATGA
- a CDS encoding ABC transporter permease: protein MPRLINILQLGIKELHSLWRDPVLLLLIGYAFTLSIYASAHGIAEVPHRASIGVVDEDRSQVSQRLLDAFRLPWFLPPERIDPARMDSGLDNGTYIFALDIPPDFQQKLLRGNQPTIQLNVDATQVSQAFSGAAYIQQILTTEAETFLQRYRQEATPAVRAVIRNEFNPNLTRSWFGAVNEIVNQLTMLALILSGAALIREREHGTLEHLLVMPVTPLEIMLAKVTSMGMVVLAAALLSLKLIVAGWLEVPLRGSLMLFTAGAMLLLFAMTSLGILLGTIARSMPQLGILVILVLIPLRILSGGETPRESMPTAIQDIMLLAPTTQFIELAQAVLFRGAGLDIIWPRLFALALLGALFFGSALVRLRRSLA, encoded by the coding sequence ATGCCACGACTCATCAATATCCTGCAACTGGGCATCAAGGAACTGCATAGCCTGTGGCGGGATCCGGTACTACTGCTGCTGATCGGCTATGCTTTCACACTGAGCATTTACGCCAGCGCCCACGGTATCGCCGAGGTACCACATCGCGCCAGTATCGGCGTGGTCGACGAGGATCGCTCCCAGGTCTCACAGCGTCTGCTTGATGCTTTCAGGTTGCCCTGGTTTCTCCCCCCCGAGCGCATCGACCCAGCACGAATGGATAGCGGGCTGGACAATGGCACTTACATCTTTGCGCTCGATATTCCACCCGATTTCCAGCAGAAGCTGCTGCGCGGCAACCAGCCGACAATCCAGCTCAACGTGGATGCGACCCAGGTCAGCCAGGCCTTCTCGGGTGCCGCCTATATTCAGCAGATCCTCACTACCGAAGCCGAAACCTTTCTGCAGCGCTATCGCCAGGAGGCGACACCAGCTGTCAGGGCAGTGATCCGCAACGAGTTCAATCCCAATCTCACCCGCAGCTGGTTCGGGGCAGTCAACGAAATCGTCAATCAGCTCACCATGCTGGCATTGATCCTCTCGGGGGCAGCACTGATCCGTGAGCGTGAACACGGTACCCTCGAGCATCTACTGGTGATGCCGGTCACACCACTGGAAATCATGCTGGCCAAGGTCACTTCAATGGGCATGGTAGTTCTGGCTGCGGCACTGCTTTCGTTGAAGCTGATAGTCGCCGGGTGGCTGGAGGTCCCCTTGCGTGGGTCCCTGATGCTGTTCACCGCGGGCGCCATGTTGTTACTGTTCGCCATGACTTCGCTGGGCATTCTGCTGGGCACGATCGCCCGCTCGATGCCTCAGCTGGGAATTCTGGTGATTCTGGTCCTGATTCCATTAAGAATACTCTCCGGTGGCGAAACACCCCGTGAAAGCATGCCGACCGCTATTCAGGACATCATGCTGCTCGCCCCGACAACCCAATTCATCGAGCTCGCTCAGGCCGTACTGTTTCGCGGCGCGGGACTGGATATCATCTGGCCTCGACTGTTTGCGCTTGCCCTGCTCGGCGCTCTTTTCTTCGGCAGCGCTCTGGTACGACTGCGCCGTTCACTTGCCTGA
- a CDS encoding murein L,D-transpeptidase catalytic domain family protein: MKHLLIAAITLLAIATTPARAETSSHSLPLYTTIEHQPQSATLAALAPEADPEVLSLALAAMRCAQAHGVGTSAHRLAVIDYSRSSLTPRLWVFDLARNQLLFHLLVAHGQGSGGDIPQHFSNAEGSHASSLGLFHTLNTYQGSNGYSLRMEGLEPGFNDAAYSRAIVMHGAGYVNANAGQQMGRLGRSWGCPAVRNAMARPVIDVLKDGQFLFAYYPEQKWLMRSSLAQCAQARVRRKQEEATRLASSR, encoded by the coding sequence ATGAAACATCTGTTGATTGCAGCAATCACCCTGTTGGCCATCGCAACAACGCCAGCCAGGGCCGAAACTTCATCTCACTCACTGCCGCTCTATACCACCATCGAGCATCAACCCCAGTCGGCCACACTGGCAGCGCTCGCCCCCGAAGCCGATCCCGAGGTACTCTCGCTGGCACTGGCCGCCATGCGCTGTGCCCAGGCCCATGGCGTGGGTACCTCAGCACATCGGCTGGCTGTAATCGACTACAGCCGTTCGTCGCTGACCCCACGGCTGTGGGTTTTCGATCTGGCGCGCAACCAACTGCTGTTTCATCTGCTCGTCGCTCATGGTCAGGGGTCCGGCGGTGATATCCCGCAGCATTTCTCCAATGCGGAGGGGTCGCACGCTTCAAGTCTGGGGCTGTTTCACACGCTCAACACCTACCAGGGAAGCAATGGCTACTCCCTGCGCATGGAAGGACTGGAACCCGGTTTCAATGACGCTGCATACAGCCGCGCCATCGTCATGCACGGCGCCGGATATGTGAATGCCAATGCCGGTCAACAGATGGGCCGTCTGGGCCGCAGCTGGGGCTGCCCTGCGGTACGCAATGCCATGGCCCGACCGGTCATCGATGTGCTGAAGGATGGTCAGTTCCTGTTTGCCTACTATCCCGAGCAAAAGTGGCTGATGCGCTCTTCGCTGGCGCAATGCGCCCAGGCCCGGGTACGTCGCAAGCAGGAAGAAGCCACCCGGCTCGCCTCTTCGCGTTAG
- a CDS encoding L,D-transpeptidase, with protein MRRLTTPLLLLTLCLSLPALAVPFWGARDSSPVDTSPTALKAGDWIWLGHEGIGGPMAVIVSLTEQRAYVYRNGILIGVTTISSGRQGYETPTGVFTVLQKDRDHRSNLYGNAPMPYQQRLTWDGVALHAGGLPGYPESHGCVHLPSEFARLLFDASTLGMTVVVTETGKAPMALVHPGPLSPIDPHTGTSVDTPLLADGHRWRWEPWRSDEGPLSMVLSRSDQLLIVYRNGVEIGRSRVTLQHPEPRTGTHAYIVAGDHTTSNSQETMPDWIAIGVPGREAEAGSRVPINVVNQVVIPEGFQNHVLPLLSPGTVLVATDAHLQPENTGQPVRVIDAEAPQSWLDAVPMSRP; from the coding sequence ATGCGACGCCTGACGACTCCCCTGCTGCTGCTGACCCTTTGTCTGTCGCTGCCTGCGCTTGCTGTACCCTTCTGGGGCGCCCGCGACTCCAGCCCGGTCGATACATCGCCAACGGCGCTGAAAGCCGGCGACTGGATCTGGCTGGGTCACGAGGGGATTGGTGGCCCGATGGCCGTCATCGTCAGCCTGACCGAGCAGCGCGCCTATGTGTATCGAAACGGCATTCTGATTGGCGTCACCACCATCAGCAGCGGTCGTCAGGGTTACGAGACACCCACCGGGGTCTTTACCGTGTTGCAGAAGGATCGCGATCACCGCTCGAATCTTTATGGCAACGCGCCCATGCCCTATCAGCAGCGTCTGACCTGGGATGGGGTAGCGTTGCATGCTGGTGGCCTGCCGGGTTACCCCGAATCACACGGTTGTGTCCATCTCCCCAGCGAATTCGCCCGGCTGCTGTTCGATGCCTCTACGCTGGGCATGACGGTAGTGGTCACCGAGACCGGCAAGGCACCCATGGCGCTGGTCCACCCCGGCCCGCTGAGTCCTATCGACCCGCATACCGGCACCAGCGTTGACACGCCACTGCTGGCCGATGGCCATCGCTGGCGCTGGGAGCCCTGGCGCTCTGACGAAGGCCCCCTGTCGATGGTCCTCAGTCGAAGTGACCAACTGCTGATTGTTTATCGCAACGGCGTCGAGATTGGACGCTCGCGTGTCACCCTGCAGCATCCAGAGCCGCGTACCGGCACCCACGCCTATATCGTGGCGGGCGATCACACCACCTCAAACAGTCAGGAAACGATGCCGGACTGGATTGCCATCGGGGTGCCAGGACGAGAAGCCGAAGCTGGCAGTCGCGTGCCGATCAATGTCGTCAATCAGGTCGTCATCCCCGAGGGATTCCAGAACCATGTACTGCCACTGCTCTCACCCGGGACGGTACTGGTCGCCACCGATGCTCACCTGCAGCCGGAAAATACCGGTCAGCCGGTACGCGTCATTGATGCCGAAGCGCCCCAGTCATGGCTGGATGCCGTCCCCATGAGCAGACCCTGA
- a CDS encoding Hsp20/alpha crystallin family protein, with amino-acid sequence MELTTWNPFREMEEFFDRYNRNRTTPSREMWAPAVNISETEKEYVITAELAGIDSKDVEITVQNNVLTLRGERHDRKESKDAKRHLVETSYGRFSRSFSLPTDVIEDQISAKGKDGMLSIHVPKAEVAPSKKITVKAE; translated from the coding sequence ATGGAACTGACGACCTGGAACCCCTTCCGTGAAATGGAAGAGTTCTTTGATCGCTATAACCGTAATCGCACCACTCCGTCCCGTGAGATGTGGGCGCCGGCAGTTAATATCAGCGAGACGGAGAAGGAGTACGTCATCACCGCGGAGCTGGCCGGTATCGACAGCAAGGATGTCGAAATTACGGTACAGAACAACGTGCTGACACTCAGGGGCGAGCGTCATGACAGGAAGGAGAGCAAGGACGCCAAACGCCATCTGGTGGAAACCAGTTATGGTCGCTTTTCACGCAGTTTCTCACTGCCCACCGATGTGATCGAGGATCAGATCAGTGCCAAAGGCAAGGATGGCATGCTGAGTATCCATGTGCCCAAGGCAGAAGTAGCGCCCTCCAAAAAGATTACCGTCAAGGCTGAATAA
- a CDS encoding universal stress protein, protein MFRSLLIPVDGSGHARRALSIACQLVAADGVLHLLNVQEIPTSTYGIATIGTRPPLDTFSKEVAEEAGRAALDSMMETMPAHQCRVETGVRVGSPAHTIIEEAERLGVEAIVMGSRGLSDFRGMMVGSVSHRVSHTAPCTVISVHDAPHVHGERACAL, encoded by the coding sequence ATGTTCAGATCACTGCTGATTCCCGTGGATGGGTCGGGGCATGCCCGCCGTGCGCTGAGCATCGCCTGCCAGCTGGTGGCAGCCGATGGGGTGCTTCATTTGCTCAATGTCCAGGAAATTCCGACCAGCACTTACGGGATTGCCACCATCGGGACGCGCCCGCCGCTGGACACCTTTTCCAAAGAGGTCGCCGAGGAAGCCGGACGTGCTGCGCTCGACAGCATGATGGAAACCATGCCGGCTCATCAGTGTCGGGTAGAAACCGGAGTCCGGGTGGGTTCGCCGGCCCATACCATCATCGAGGAAGCCGAACGGCTCGGCGTAGAGGCCATCGTCATGGGCAGCCGTGGGCTAAGTGACTTTCGAGGCATGATGGTGGGCAGTGTCTCTCATCGGGTAAGTCACACTGCGCCCTGTACCGTCATCAGTGTGCATGATGCCCCTCATGTTCATGGCGAAAGGGCGTGTGCGTTATAG
- the ftsH gene encoding ATP-dependent zinc metalloprotease FtsH has protein sequence MNGKYRFNLAFALIALGIVILVQSTLISTRSVESIPYSQFLQRLDQGEVASVEVGTDSITGRYKSPREGGVSGFTTHRIDNDLAATLAAHDVTYDGAPENTFLSSLLGWLLPMLVLFGLWIFIIRRMAGQSGVGGMMTLGRSRAKIYVETETKVTFADVAGIDEARAELQEVVAFLRAPERYGRLGARIPKGILLVGPPGTGKTLLARAVAGEAGVPFFSISGSEFVEMFVGVGAARVRDLFQQASKSKPCIIFIDELDALGGMRHPGAGGNDEKAQTLNQLLTELDGFDPSAGIVLLAATNRPETLDPALLRAGRFDRQVVVDRPEFKGRLAILEVHIKRLTSLAADVDIRQIASLTPGFTGADLANLINEAALLATRRNGDTVTMADFTSAIERIVAGLEKKSRVLNAHERRVVAHHEMGHALVASALPDMDPVHKVSIIPRGVGALGYTIQRPTEERFLQTVSDLKHRMAVLLGGRAAEQLIFHEISTGAADDLDKVTEIARRMVVRFGMSAELGQVVHDEQRPGLLGEQYALTQPRNYSEITAREIDVAVRRLVDEAYGMATHILTARRAELEEGAQRLLASETLTAADFLPLAPGSFRLDDSATPDNSDDWTRAENEGWHLWPGPSKQNGQHREK, from the coding sequence ATGAACGGCAAATACCGCTTTAATCTCGCCTTCGCGCTGATTGCACTGGGAATCGTGATCCTGGTTCAGAGCACGCTCATCTCCACTCGTTCAGTGGAATCCATCCCCTATTCGCAGTTTCTGCAACGTCTCGATCAGGGCGAAGTGGCTTCCGTGGAAGTCGGAACAGACAGCATTACCGGTCGCTACAAGAGCCCACGCGAAGGAGGCGTCAGCGGCTTTACCACGCATCGAATCGATAACGATCTCGCAGCCACCCTGGCAGCGCATGACGTTACCTATGATGGCGCCCCGGAAAATACCTTTCTGAGCTCATTATTGGGCTGGCTGCTGCCCATGCTGGTACTGTTCGGGCTGTGGATTTTCATCATACGACGCATGGCCGGGCAGTCCGGGGTCGGTGGCATGATGACGCTGGGGCGTTCCCGGGCGAAAATCTATGTCGAAACGGAGACGAAAGTCACCTTTGCCGATGTTGCCGGCATTGATGAAGCCAGAGCTGAACTGCAGGAGGTTGTCGCCTTCCTGCGCGCTCCCGAACGCTACGGTCGGCTGGGGGCCAGAATCCCGAAAGGGATTCTGCTGGTGGGGCCACCCGGGACCGGCAAGACCCTGCTGGCACGCGCCGTAGCCGGTGAGGCCGGGGTTCCGTTCTTCTCCATTTCAGGTTCCGAATTCGTGGAAATGTTCGTCGGTGTGGGCGCTGCCCGGGTGCGGGATCTGTTTCAACAGGCCAGCAAATCCAAACCCTGCATTATTTTCATCGACGAGCTTGATGCGCTGGGTGGCATGCGTCATCCCGGTGCCGGTGGCAATGATGAAAAAGCCCAGACCCTTAACCAGTTGTTGACCGAACTCGACGGCTTCGATCCATCAGCCGGTATCGTGCTGCTGGCGGCCACCAACCGCCCTGAAACGCTCGATCCAGCACTGCTGCGCGCCGGACGCTTCGATCGCCAGGTCGTCGTGGATCGGCCCGAGTTCAAGGGGCGACTGGCCATTCTCGAAGTGCATATCAAGCGACTGACATCACTGGCAGCGGATGTCGATATCCGTCAGATCGCCTCGCTGACACCCGGTTTTACCGGCGCCGATCTTGCCAATCTGATCAATGAAGCAGCGCTGCTGGCTACACGACGCAATGGCGATACCGTCACCATGGCGGACTTTACCAGCGCTATCGAGCGAATCGTGGCAGGACTGGAAAAGAAAAGTCGGGTACTGAATGCGCATGAGCGACGCGTGGTCGCCCACCATGAAATGGGCCATGCGCTGGTAGCTTCTGCCCTGCCCGACATGGACCCGGTGCACAAGGTCTCGATCATTCCACGTGGTGTAGGGGCACTGGGTTACACCATCCAGCGCCCTACCGAAGAGCGTTTCCTGCAAACCGTCAGCGATCTCAAACACCGCATGGCGGTGCTGCTGGGCGGCCGTGCCGCCGAGCAATTGATCTTTCATGAAATCTCTACTGGCGCTGCGGATGATCTTGACAAGGTCACCGAGATCGCGCGGCGTATGGTGGTGCGCTTCGGTATGTCCGCCGAGCTCGGTCAGGTGGTCCACGATGAACAGCGCCCGGGCCTGCTCGGTGAGCAATATGCCCTCACTCAACCGCGCAACTACTCCGAGATCACTGCCCGGGAGATCGATGTAGCAGTCCGTCGGCTGGTAGATGAAGCCTACGGTATGGCCACCCATATCCTCACCGCTCGTCGCGCTGAACTGGAAGAAGGTGCCCAACGTCTGCTGGCCAGCGAGACCCTGACCGCGGCTGATTTTCTGCCGCTGGCACCGGGATCATTCAGGCTCGACGACTCCGCCACACCGGACAACAGCGACGACTGGACGCGCGCTGAAAACGAAGGCTGGCATCTCTGGCCCGGCCCATCGAAGCAAAACGGGCAACACCGCGAAAAGTGA
- a CDS encoding universal stress protein yields MFGSILVPIDGSDHASRALEIAISLLGEKGDLHLINVQTLPRHDYGVDGASIRAALDSAAQDRLQQQGERVLERVANPLSSSFSVHRWVYIGSPAHIIVDEAERLKVDAIVIGSRGLSDFRGLVVGSVSHRVSHTAPCTVISVHAAPDADDEAS; encoded by the coding sequence ATGTTTGGATCGATACTGGTGCCCATTGATGGGTCTGATCATGCTTCAAGAGCGCTGGAGATCGCCATCTCGCTGCTTGGGGAGAAGGGAGATCTGCATCTGATCAATGTACAAACACTGCCTCGCCATGATTACGGGGTGGATGGCGCCAGTATTCGGGCAGCGCTGGACAGCGCCGCTCAGGATCGGTTGCAACAGCAGGGAGAGCGCGTGCTTGAGCGAGTGGCGAACCCTCTGTCGAGCTCGTTTTCGGTACACCGGTGGGTCTATATTGGCTCTCCGGCCCATATCATTGTCGATGAAGCCGAGCGTCTGAAGGTCGATGCGATCGTGATTGGCAGCCGTGGTCTCAGCGACTTCCGTGGTCTGGTGGTAGGCAGTGTCTCGCACCGGGTCAGCCATACGGCACCGTGTACAGTGATCAGCGTGCATGCTGCTCCCGATGCCGATGATGAGGCATCCTGA